One Ictalurus furcatus strain D&B chromosome 21, Billie_1.0, whole genome shotgun sequence genomic region harbors:
- the suox gene encoding sulfite oxidase, mitochondrial, which translates to MQHLRHCKSFVHVSFPIAPRQLKSRVPAVSVRSGFLALHSGRSNQDQQYSRFRGLRFRYAITGLVAGTGAVLAYGLHHNKAEQATIPVTRTNSLPVYSQEEVIKHCSIEKGVWVTYKGGVYDITDFVAIHPGGDKILLAAGKALEPFWALYAVHGQEHILEILSEYKIGILRAEDNKKEDIETADPYSTDPARHPALIVNSLKPFNAEPPPAILTDSYITPSAIFFKRNHLPVPRVDPKTYRLKIEGLPGGTVSLTLDDLKSHFPKHTIMATLQCAGNRRSEMNKVKQVKGLNWGIAAISNATWSGAYLRDVLYHYGFGPEVAAKARHVQFEGLDADVTGTAYGASIPLNKAMSEEGDVLLAYEMNGEDLPADHGFPVRVIVPGVVGARNVKWLGKIVISEEESQSHWQQNDYKGFSPGTDWDTVDFKSAPSIQELPIQSAITNLTDGSSVDRDMENVTVKGYTWSGGGREVVRVDISLDGGKTWHVAKLQNSEEREISAPSPPPGRAWAWKFWEITIPLPEGAQELEVVCKAVDSSYNTQPDSMPPIWNLRGVLSNAWHRIRVKVK; encoded by the exons ATGCAGCACCTCAGACACTGCAAAAGTTTTGTCCATGTTTCATTTCCCATCGCTCCGAG GCAGCTGAAGAGCCGCGTCCCTGCAGTATCTGTGCGGTCAGGATTTCTCGCCCTGCATTCAGGGAGAAGTAACCAAGATCAGCAGTACTCCAGATTCAGAGGATTGAGGTTCAGATATGCAATAACTGGCCTGGTAGCTGGAACTGGAGCTGTACTGGCTTATGGACTTCATCACAATAAG GCAGAGCAGGCGACGATTCCGGTGACTCGGACAAACTCCCTACCAGTTTACAGCCAGGAAGAAGTTATAAAACATTGCTCCATTGAAAAGGGCGTATGGGTCACTTACAAAGGAGGCGTCTATGATATCACTGACTTTGTGGCCATCCATCCGGGCGGTGACAAAATCCTTCTAGCCGCGGGTAAGGCTTTAGAACCCTTTTGGGCACTTTATGCTGTGCACGGTCAAGAGCATATTCTGGAAATTCTGTCTGAGTATAAAATTGGCATTCTTCGAGCAGAGGACAACAAGAAGGAGGACATTGAAACAGCAGATCCTTATTCTACTGACCCTGCTCGTCATCCTGCTCTCATTGTGAACAGTTTAAAACCCTTCAATGCTGAACCACCGCCTGCCATACTTACTGATAGTTACATCACCCCTTCTGCCATCTTTTTCAAGCGAAACCACCTTCCTGTTCCCCGTGTGGATCCTAAAACGTACAGGCTGAAAATTGAGGGCCTGCCTGGCGGTACTGTGTCTCTGACTTTGGATGATCTTAAGTCTCATTTTCCTAAACATACAATAATGGCCACCCTCCAGTGTGCTGGGAACCGTCGTTCTGAGATGAACAAAGTGAAGCAGGTCAAAGGTCTAAACTGGGGAATTGCAGCGATCAGTAATGCTACATGGTCGGGTGCTTATCTAAGAGATGTACTGTACCATTACGGCTTTGGTCCAGAGGTGGCAGCTAAAGCACGGCATGTGCAGTTTGAAGGTTTAGACGCGGATGTGACTGGTACAGCATATGGAGCATCGATCCCGTTAAACAAGGCCATGAGTGAAGAGGGAGATGTCCTGTTAGCATACGAAATGAATGGAGAGGATCTCCCTGCGGATCATGGCTTCCCCGTCCGGGTCATTGTTCCTGGAGTTGTTGGAGCCCGAAATGTCAAATGGCTCGGCAAGATAGTCATTAGCGAAGAGGAAAGTCAGAGTCACTGGCAGCAGAATGATTACAAAGGCTTTTCACCAGGCACTGATTGGGACACAGTGGACTTTAAATCAGCCCCTTCCATCCAGGAGCTTCCTATTCAGTCAGCCATTACAAATCTGACAGATGGTTCCTCGGTAGACCGAGACATGGAGAACGTGACTGTTAAAGGTTATACCTGGAGCGGTGGAGGAAGGGAGGTTGTGAGGGTCGACATCTCATTGGATGGAGGGAAGACGTGGCACGTGGCCAAACTACAGAATAGCGAGGAGAGAGAAATTTCTGCACCTTCTCCTCCACCTGGTCGAGCTTGGGCCTGGAAATTTTGGGAAATAACAATTCCATTACCAGAAGGAGCTCAGGAGCTGGAGGTTGTTTGCAAAGCAGTCGACAGTAGTTACAATACCCAACCAGACTCTATGCCACCTATTTGGAACTTGAGAGGTGTTCTTAGCAACGCTTGGCATCGAATCAGGGTGAAAGTGAAATGA
- the LOC128624794 gene encoding tubulin alpha-1B chain encodes MRECISIHVGQAGVQIGNACWELYCLEHGIQPDGQMPSDKTIGGGDDSFNTFFSETGAGKHVPRAVFVDLEPTVIDEVRTGTYRQLFHPEQLITGKEDAANNYARGHYTIGKEIIDLVLDRIRKLADQCTGLQGFLVFHSFGGGTGSGFTSLLMERLSVDYGKKSKLEFSIYPAPQVSTAVVEPYNSILTTHTTLEHSDCAFMVDNEAIYDICRRNLDIERPTYTNLNRLISQIVSSITASLRFDGALNVDLTEFQTNLVPYPRIHFPLATYAPVISAEKAYHEQLSVAEITNACFEPANQMVKCDPRHGKYMACCLLYRGDVVPKDVNAAIATIKTKRTIQFVDWCPTGFKVGINYQPPTVVPGGDLAKVQRAVCMLSNTTAIAEAWARLDHKFDLMYAKRAFVHWYVGEGMEEGEFSEAREDMAALEKDYEEVGVDSIEGEGEEEGEEY; translated from the exons GTGATGATTCCTTCAACACCTTCTTCAGTGAGACTGGAGCTGGCAAGCACGTCCCCAGGGCAGTGtttgtggatctggagcccACTGTGATCG ATGAGGTTCGCACAGGCACTTACCGCCAGCTCTTCCACCCTGAGCAGCTGATCACTGGAAAGGAGGATGCAGCCAACAACTACGCTCGTGGACATTACACCATCGGCAAAGAGATCATCGACCTGGTGCTTGACAGAATCCGCAAACTG GCTGACCAGTGCACTGGTCTCCAGGGCTTCCTGGTCTTCCACAGCTTTGGGGGTGGAACTGGATCTGGTTTCACCTCCTTGCTGATGGAGCGTCTCTCTGTTGACTATGGCAAGAAGTCTAAGCTGGAGTTCTCCATCTACCCAGCTCCACAGGTCTCCACCGCTGTGGTAGAGCCCTACAACTCCATCCTGACCACTCACACCACTCTCGAGCACTCCGACTGTGCTTTCATGGTCGATAACGAGGCCATCTATGACATCTGCCGTAGAAACCTAGACATTGAGCGCCCTACCTACACCAACCTTAACCGGCTGATCAGTCAGATTGTGTCCTCCATCACAGCCTCCCTCCGATTTGATGGTGCCCTGAATGTTGATCTGACCGAGTTCCAGACCAACTTGGTGCCCTACCCTCGCATCCACTTCCCTCTGGCCACATACGCTCCAGTTATCTCAGCTGAGAAAGCTTACCACGAGCAGCTTTCAGTGGCTGAGATCACTAATGCTTGCTTTGAGCCAGCCAATCAGATGGTCAAATGTGACCCACGTCATGGCAAGTACATGGCCTGCTGCTTGCTGTACCGTGGTGACGTTGTACCTAAAGATGTCAACGCTGCCATTGCCACCATTAAGACCAAGCGTACCATCCAGTTTGTGGACTGGTGCCCAACTGGCTTCAAAGTTGGTATCAACTACCAGCCACCCACTGTGGTGCCCGGTGGAGACCTTGCCAAGGTCCAGAGAGCTGTGTGCATGCTTAGCAACACCACAGCTATTGCAGAGGCTTGGGCCAGGCTCGACCACAAGTTCGACCTGATGTATGCCAAGCGTGCATTTGTGCACTGGTATGTAGGAGAGGGTATGGAGGAGGGAGAGTTCTCTGAGGCCAGAGAGGACATGGCTGCCCTGGAGAAGGATTACGAGGAAGTTGGTGTTGATTCCAttgagggagaaggagaggaggagggagaagaaTATTAA